The Microcystis aeruginosa NIES-843 sequence CTAATCCGCGAAAATGATCGATACGGATAATATCGACTAGGGAAAGAACCGCTTTTAAACGGCGTACCCACCAGTCAAAGCCCGTATTTTTGAGATAATCCCAGTTATAAAGAGGATTTCCCCATAATTGCCCCGTTTCTGAGAAATAATCCGGGGGAACCCCCGCCACTTCCAAGGGATTACCGGTTTGGGGATCTAGTCGGAAAACCTGCGGATTTGCCCAAACATCAGCACTATTATGGGAGACATAAATGGGTATATCACCGATAATCTCGATACCGAGGGAGTTAGCATAGCGTTTTAAGGCTAACCACTGCTCAAAAAACTCAAATTGCAGGAATTTGTGCAGAAAAATCTCCTCTTGTAACTCCTGTTTCGGTGTTTCCAACGCTCCCCAATGACGTTCGCGAATTTCTGTCGGCCATTCCATCCATGTTTTACCCGGGTAAGCGTGGGATAAAGCCATAAATAGGGCGTAATCCTCTAACCAATCAGCATTGCCAGCACAAAAGCCGGCAAACTGTTTGTAAAGAATTGTGTCAGAACCCTTGACAAAATTGCTCGCCGCCTTTCTAAGTAGGGGAATTTTCCAAGCGATCAATTTATCAAAATCCACTTGATCGAGGGGAAAATCGGGAATATCCTCTAAATCTGCGTCACTAAGCAGGTTTTTTTCCCGAAGAAGATCGAGACTGATCAGGAGATGATTGCCAGCAATGGCACTAAAACTCATGTAGGGAGAGTTACCGTACCCTGTGGGGCCTAAAGGGAGAATTTGCCAGAGTTTTTGACCACTTTGAGCCAAAAAATCGATAAATTGATAGGCTTCCCTACCTAGTTCTCCAATCCCGTAACGGCCAGGATGACTGGTGGGATGAAGCAAAATACCGCTAGAACGGCTAAAAGCCATGAAAAAACCCCCTTATCAGTGATTCGGTTAGCAGTTATTAAGTGTTTAAAGCTGAATGCTCACTGCTATCTCCAAGCTAACCCGATCTCGATCGATAACGGCAATACTTAACAACTTTATTAGACCTATGGGACAAAATGAGGCA is a genomic window containing:
- the malQ gene encoding 4-alpha-glucanotransferase, whose translation is MAFSRSSGILLHPTSHPGRYGIGELGREAYQFIDFLAQSGQKLWQILPLGPTGYGNSPYMSFSAIAGNHLLISLDLLREKNLLSDADLEDIPDFPLDQVDFDKLIAWKIPLLRKAASNFVKGSDTILYKQFAGFCAGNADWLEDYALFMALSHAYPGKTWMEWPTEIRERHWGALETPKQELQEEIFLHKFLQFEFFEQWLALKRYANSLGIEIIGDIPIYVSHNSADVWANPQVFRLDPQTGNPLEVAGVPPDYFSETGQLWGNPLYNWDYLKNTGFDWWVRRLKAVLSLVDIIRIDHFRGLEAYWAVAFGQENAINGRWLKAPGYDLFNTIGARLGKLPIIAEDLGDIDQAVLDFRDHFAFPGMKILHFAFGGDAGNPYLPFNVERNCVIYTGTHDNNTTVGWFQDNANDYEKARLYQYLGAPSGQGVAWDLIRLAYSSVANQAIVPLQDVLGLGSDARMNTPSVAEGNWSWRYRQEALTGEYSERLRDLVNLFGRNR